The following are encoded together in the Streptomyces rapamycinicus NRRL 5491 genome:
- a CDS encoding ABC transporter permease, which translates to MSTATMTAPVRGKSDGRIGPRANLRHIGALVRRNVMQIRYEPFAMFDALAMPIVFALLFTYVFGGAMTGGNRSEYVNYFIPGLMAMGGLNIAMSIGIGVNDDFSKGVMDRFRTMPIARSSVLIAKLIVESGRMLVSTLILLIMGFIMGFELKTGPLELAFAVALAVLFGSSLTWIFMLLGMSMPTPQAVSGLGFLVMMPLQFGSSIFAPTATMPGWLRSFTEYNPLSRLADAARALTSGHGAVAEPVMVTLGWAVALTVLVAPLAVRRFRNKTS; encoded by the coding sequence GTGAGTACGGCCACGATGACCGCGCCCGTGCGGGGGAAGAGCGACGGCCGGATCGGGCCCCGCGCCAATCTGCGCCACATCGGCGCGCTGGTGCGGCGCAACGTCATGCAGATCAGGTACGAACCGTTCGCGATGTTCGACGCCCTGGCGATGCCGATCGTCTTCGCGCTGCTGTTCACCTATGTCTTCGGCGGCGCGATGACCGGCGGCAACCGCTCCGAGTACGTCAACTACTTCATCCCCGGTCTGATGGCGATGGGTGGGCTCAACATCGCGATGTCGATCGGCATCGGCGTCAATGACGACTTCAGCAAGGGCGTCATGGACCGCTTCCGCACCATGCCGATCGCCCGCTCCTCGGTGCTGATCGCCAAGCTGATCGTGGAGAGCGGCCGGATGCTGGTGTCCACCCTCATCCTGCTGATCATGGGCTTCATCATGGGCTTCGAGCTCAAGACCGGTCCGCTGGAGCTGGCGTTCGCGGTGGCGCTGGCCGTGCTCTTCGGATCCTCGCTGACCTGGATCTTCATGCTGCTGGGGATGTCGATGCCCACCCCGCAGGCGGTCAGCGGTCTTGGCTTCCTGGTGATGATGCCGCTGCAGTTCGGCTCGTCCATCTTCGCCCCGACCGCCACCATGCCGGGGTGGCTGCGGTCCTTCACCGAGTACAACCCGCTGTCCCGGCTCGCGGACGCCGCACGGGCGCTGACCAGCGGCCATGGCGCGGTGGCCGAACCGGTGATGGTGACCCTGGGGTGGGCGGTGGCCCTCACGGTGCTCGTCGCGCCGCTCGCGGTGCGCAGGTTCCGCAACAAGACCAGCTGA
- a CDS encoding ATP-binding cassette domain-containing protein, protein MTRREHRIRDGNAVEVRGLVKHFGDTKAVDGVDLDVPEGTVLGVLGPNGAGKTTVVRCLSTLLVPDAGTAMVAGYDVLRQPRQLRRTIGLTGQYASVDEKLPGWENLYMIGRLLDLSRKEARTRADAMLERFSLTEAGKRRVRTYSGGMRRRLDLAASMIGRPSVLYLDEPTTGLDPHSRNEVWDEVRRMVADGATVLLTTQYMEEAEQLADNLTVIDRGRVIANGRVNELKAKIGGRTLQIRPADPGELHRMVGAISQAGLDGIGGAIADIEEGQVNVPIASDEQLTALIGLLGERGFAISGIHTQLPSLDEVFLAITGRKASTPQENKKLEEVAA, encoded by the coding sequence ATGACGCGACGGGAACACAGGATCAGGGACGGCAACGCCGTCGAAGTTCGGGGGCTGGTCAAGCACTTCGGTGACACCAAGGCCGTCGACGGAGTGGATCTGGACGTGCCGGAGGGCACCGTCCTGGGGGTGCTGGGCCCCAATGGCGCCGGTAAGACGACAGTCGTCCGGTGTCTGTCCACCTTGCTGGTGCCGGACGCAGGCACCGCGATGGTGGCCGGGTACGACGTGCTGCGCCAGCCCCGGCAGCTGCGCCGCACCATCGGGCTGACCGGGCAGTACGCCTCGGTCGACGAGAAGCTCCCCGGCTGGGAGAACCTCTACATGATCGGGCGGCTGCTCGATCTCTCCCGCAAGGAGGCGCGGACCCGCGCGGACGCCATGCTCGAGCGGTTCTCGCTCACCGAGGCGGGCAAGCGGCGGGTGCGCACCTACTCCGGCGGTATGCGCCGCCGGCTCGACCTGGCCGCGTCCATGATCGGCCGGCCCTCGGTGCTCTATCTGGACGAGCCCACGACCGGTCTGGACCCGCACTCCCGCAACGAGGTGTGGGACGAGGTCCGGCGGATGGTCGCCGACGGCGCCACCGTGCTGCTGACCACGCAGTACATGGAGGAGGCCGAGCAGCTCGCCGACAACCTGACGGTGATCGACCGGGGCAGGGTCATCGCCAACGGCCGGGTGAACGAGCTCAAGGCCAAGATCGGCGGCCGCACCCTGCAGATCCGCCCGGCCGACCCCGGTGAGCTGCACCGCATGGTCGGCGCCATCAGCCAGGCGGGGCTCGACGGCATCGGCGGCGCGATCGCCGACATCGAGGAGGGCCAGGTCAACGTGCCCATCGCCAGCGATGAGCAGCTGACCGCCCTGATCGGTCTGCTCGGTGAGCGCGGCTTCGCGATCTCCGGGATCCACACCCAACTGCCCAGTCTGGACGAGGTCTTCCTGGCCATCACCGGCCGGAAGGCGTCCACACCGCAGGAAAACAAGAAGCTGGAAGAGGTCGCCGCGTGA
- the panB gene encoding 3-methyl-2-oxobutanoate hydroxymethyltransferase → MAHVNPARKQSEKALYGGTGSRRITVRDIAAAKERAEKWPMLTAYDAMTASVFDQAGIPVLLVGDSMGNCHLGYESTVPVTMDEMALLSAAVVRGTRRALVVGDLPFGSYQEGPVQALRNATRLVKEAGVGAVKLEGGERSAHQIELLVQSGIPVMAHIGLTPQSVNAYGGYPVQGRGEEAAQQLLRDAKAVQDAGAFAVVLELVPAELAAEVTGSLHIATVGIGAGPGCDAQVLVWTDMAGMTDGRVPRFVKQYAQLRQGLGDAARAFAEDVVGGAYPAEEHSFH, encoded by the coding sequence ATGGCGCACGTCAATCCTGCGCGAAAGCAGTCCGAGAAGGCGCTCTACGGGGGCACGGGCTCCCGCCGCATCACCGTCCGTGACATCGCGGCCGCCAAGGAACGCGCCGAGAAGTGGCCCATGCTCACCGCCTACGACGCGATGACCGCGTCCGTCTTCGACCAGGCGGGCATCCCGGTGCTGCTGGTCGGCGACTCGATGGGCAACTGCCATCTGGGCTACGAGTCCACCGTGCCCGTCACCATGGACGAGATGGCGCTGCTGTCCGCCGCCGTGGTCCGCGGCACCCGGCGCGCCCTCGTCGTCGGCGACCTGCCCTTCGGCTCGTACCAGGAGGGCCCGGTCCAGGCGCTGCGCAACGCCACCCGCCTGGTCAAGGAGGCGGGCGTGGGCGCGGTGAAGCTGGAGGGCGGGGAGCGCTCCGCCCACCAGATCGAGCTGCTGGTCCAGTCCGGCATCCCGGTCATGGCGCATATCGGCCTGACCCCGCAGTCCGTGAACGCCTACGGCGGCTACCCGGTCCAGGGGCGCGGCGAGGAGGCGGCCCAGCAGCTGCTGCGGGACGCCAAGGCGGTCCAGGACGCGGGCGCGTTCGCGGTCGTCCTGGAGCTGGTCCCGGCCGAGCTGGCGGCCGAGGTGACGGGGTCGCTGCACATCGCCACCGTCGGCATCGGCGCCGGTCCGGGCTGCGATGCCCAGGTGCTGGTGTGGACGGACATGGCGGGCATGACCGACGGCCGGGTGCCGCGCTTCGTCAAGCAGTACGCCCAGCTGCGCCAGGGCCTGGGCGACGCGGCGCGGGCCTTCGCGGAGGACGTCGTCGGCGGGGCCTACCCGGCCGAGGAGCACTCCTTCCACTAG
- a CDS encoding MFS transporter: protein MASPSSTQGVPAGSGVPEAIHRRRWAILVVLMFSVLVVVLDNSILNVAMKTIASPKPTGLGATQSQLEWAINSYTLVFAGLLFTAGILGDRIGRKKVLLGGMAVFGMGSVLAAFSGSPGELIGFRALMGLGAAFVMPATLAILVNVFEREEQAKAIGIWVAAVGLAIAIGPITGGLLLEHFWWGSVFFVNVPIVIVGLIAMVVLVPDSRDPAPGRVDPLGVLLSVVGLVLLVYGIIKGGQLADFTDAQVLGSIAAGLAVLALFVVHEKRSDHPAIDIGYFRNPAFSAAIAAVALVFFALMGVTFFMVFYTQSVRGYSALESGLLILPLAVAQLIFAPRARLVVERFGARAVCTCGMLLVAATMSGFLLLGVHTPIVVLEVLFFAQGTGMAHIMPPVTTGIMQALPRQKAGSGSALNNTFRQVGGALGVAVLGSVLSAAYRDRIRDTLAAVPGLPESVQRSAGESVEATMGVAEKLGPRGQSLVGPAQDAFVHAMHITALGSAGVAVLGALVVLAFLPGKEGSGRAPDDGRPYSREEASADR from the coding sequence ATGGCAAGCCCATCCAGCACCCAGGGCGTACCGGCCGGGTCCGGCGTCCCCGAGGCGATCCACCGCAGACGCTGGGCGATCCTCGTCGTCCTGATGTTCAGCGTGCTGGTCGTCGTCCTCGACAACTCGATACTCAACGTCGCGATGAAGACCATCGCCTCGCCGAAGCCCACCGGGCTCGGCGCCACCCAGAGCCAGCTCGAGTGGGCGATCAACTCCTACACGCTGGTCTTCGCCGGGCTGCTGTTCACCGCGGGGATCCTCGGCGACCGGATCGGCCGTAAGAAGGTCCTGCTCGGCGGGATGGCGGTGTTCGGCATGGGCTCGGTGCTCGCCGCCTTCTCCGGATCGCCCGGTGAACTCATCGGCTTCCGGGCGCTCATGGGTCTCGGCGCCGCGTTCGTGATGCCCGCGACCCTCGCCATCCTGGTCAACGTCTTCGAACGCGAGGAGCAGGCCAAGGCGATCGGCATCTGGGTCGCCGCCGTGGGGCTGGCCATCGCCATCGGCCCGATCACCGGTGGACTGCTGCTCGAGCACTTCTGGTGGGGTTCGGTCTTCTTCGTCAATGTGCCGATCGTGATCGTCGGGCTGATCGCGATGGTGGTGCTCGTCCCCGACTCCAGGGACCCGGCGCCCGGCCGGGTGGACCCGCTGGGCGTGCTGCTGTCCGTCGTCGGGCTCGTCCTGCTGGTCTACGGCATCATCAAGGGCGGCCAGCTCGCCGACTTCACCGACGCCCAGGTGCTGGGCTCGATCGCCGCCGGGCTCGCCGTCCTGGCCCTGTTCGTGGTGCACGAGAAGCGCAGCGACCACCCCGCCATCGATATCGGCTACTTCCGCAACCCCGCCTTCTCCGCCGCCATCGCCGCCGTCGCGCTGGTCTTCTTCGCCCTCATGGGCGTGACCTTCTTCATGGTCTTCTACACCCAGAGCGTGCGCGGCTACAGCGCCCTCGAATCCGGGCTGCTGATCCTGCCGCTGGCCGTGGCGCAGCTGATCTTCGCCCCGCGCGCCCGGCTGGTCGTCGAACGGTTCGGCGCCCGCGCGGTGTGCACCTGCGGGATGCTGCTGGTGGCCGCCACCATGTCGGGGTTCCTGCTGCTGGGCGTGCACACCCCGATCGTCGTGCTCGAGGTGCTGTTCTTCGCCCAGGGCACCGGAATGGCGCATATCATGCCGCCGGTGACCACCGGGATCATGCAGGCGCTGCCGCGCCAGAAGGCCGGCTCCGGCTCGGCCCTCAACAACACCTTCCGGCAGGTCGGCGGCGCGCTCGGGGTCGCGGTGCTGGGCTCGGTGCTCTCCGCCGCCTACCGCGACCGGATCCGGGACACCCTGGCCGCCGTGCCCGGCCTACCCGAATCCGTACAGCGCTCGGCGGGCGAGTCCGTCGAGGCCACCATGGGGGTCGCCGAGAAGCTCGGGCCCAGGGGCCAGTCGCTGGTGGGCCCGGCCCAGGACGCCTTCGTCCACGCCATGCACATCACCGCCCTCGGCTCGGCGGGCGTCGCCGTCCTCGGCGCGCTGGTCGTGTTGGCCTTCCTGCCCGGCAAGGAAGGCTCCGGCCGGGCCCCCGACGACGGGCGGCCGTATTCGCGGGAGGAGGCGTCGGCCGACCGATGA
- a CDS encoding TetR/AcrR family transcriptional regulator, with protein sequence MTAPESSAPRLRGRPRSPATDAAIIEAALRLLEEGASVGGLSIEGIAREAGVGKATVYRRWPGKDALMLDVLRSLEEPSPEPAGGSVRDDLVAILEFMRRRGLAKRNSALLRSVITQMHAHKELWRAYDENVIAARRASLRAVLRRGRESGEIRADVDLELLADLFTGPMLARAMLHEWKELPEGLAERIVDTVLEGVSPRR encoded by the coding sequence ATGACCGCACCGGAGAGCTCCGCGCCCAGGCTCCGCGGCCGCCCCCGCAGCCCCGCCACCGACGCCGCGATCATCGAGGCCGCGCTGCGGCTGCTGGAGGAGGGCGCCTCGGTCGGCGGTCTTTCGATCGAGGGGATCGCCCGCGAGGCGGGGGTCGGCAAGGCCACCGTCTACCGCCGCTGGCCCGGTAAGGACGCGCTGATGCTCGATGTGCTGCGCTCCCTGGAGGAGCCCAGCCCCGAACCGGCCGGGGGCTCGGTGCGCGACGACCTCGTCGCCATCCTGGAGTTCATGCGCCGGCGCGGCCTCGCCAAGCGCAACTCCGCCCTGCTGCGCAGTGTCATCACCCAGATGCACGCGCACAAGGAGCTGTGGCGGGCCTACGACGAGAACGTCATAGCCGCCCGCCGCGCGAGCCTGCGCGCCGTGCTGCGGCGGGGCCGGGAGAGCGGTGAGATCCGCGCCGACGTGGATCTGGAACTGCTCGCCGACCTCTTCACCGGCCCGATGCTCGCCCGCGCCATGCTCCACGAGTGGAAGGAACTGCCCGAGGGGCTGGCCGAACGGATCGTCGACACGGTCCTCGAAGGGGTCTCCCCACGCCGCTGA
- a CDS encoding endonuclease/exonuclease/phosphatase family protein, which translates to MTQAHTQETGQLGDAPQQSGSRIGRLFDRLSGRLRNDRGIWRRGLVLAAIAVLLALVMIFHADIPNRVGNLGSLLETFLPWLGLFLPVLLVLGLVRRSASAVLALVLPVAVWLNLFGGLMFSDKSGGGGELTVVTHNVNAENADPTGTAKDVAASGADVVALEELTDSAVPTYERALAGTYRYHTVQGTVGLWSKYPLSGTKPVDIKLGWTRALRTAVATPRGEVGVYVAHLPSVRVKFNAGFTAGQRDDSAEALGQAIAREPLNKVILLGDLNGTMNDRALAPVTAQMRSAQGAAGDGFGFSWPASFPMARIDQIMVRGLDPVSAWALPRTGSDHLPLAASVDY; encoded by the coding sequence ATGACGCAGGCGCACACGCAGGAGACGGGACAGCTCGGGGACGCGCCCCAGCAATCGGGCTCCCGGATCGGCCGCCTGTTCGACCGGCTGTCCGGCCGGCTCCGGAACGATCGCGGCATCTGGCGGCGCGGACTGGTGCTGGCGGCGATCGCGGTCCTGCTCGCCCTGGTCATGATCTTCCACGCCGACATCCCCAACCGGGTGGGCAACCTCGGCTCGCTGCTGGAGACCTTCCTGCCGTGGCTGGGCCTGTTCCTGCCGGTGCTGCTGGTGCTCGGCCTGGTGCGGCGGTCGGCCAGCGCCGTGCTGGCGCTGGTGCTGCCCGTCGCCGTCTGGCTGAACCTCTTCGGCGGACTGATGTTCTCCGACAAGTCCGGCGGCGGCGGTGAACTGACCGTCGTCACCCACAACGTCAACGCGGAGAACGCCGATCCGACCGGCACCGCGAAGGACGTGGCCGCCTCGGGCGCCGATGTGGTGGCCCTGGAGGAGCTGACGGACTCGGCCGTGCCGACGTACGAGCGGGCCCTGGCGGGCACCTACCGCTACCACACCGTGCAGGGCACGGTGGGGCTGTGGAGCAAGTACCCGCTGTCCGGCACCAAGCCGGTGGACATCAAGCTGGGCTGGACGCGGGCGCTGCGCACCGCCGTCGCCACCCCGCGCGGTGAGGTCGGCGTCTATGTGGCGCATCTGCCCTCGGTGCGGGTGAAGTTCAACGCGGGCTTCACCGCCGGGCAGCGCGACGACAGCGCCGAGGCGCTGGGCCAGGCCATCGCCCGGGAGCCGCTGAACAAGGTGATCCTGCTCGGCGATCTGAACGGCACCATGAACGACCGCGCGCTCGCCCCCGTCACCGCGCAGATGCGGTCCGCCCAGGGCGCGGCGGGCGACGGCTTCGGCTTCAGCTGGCCCGCCTCGTTCCCGATGGCGCGGATCGACCAGATCATGGTGCGGGGGCTGGATCCGGTCTCGGCGTGGGCGCTGCCCAGGACCGGCAGCGATCACCTTCCGCTGGCGGCGTCGGTCGACTACTGA
- a CDS encoding MFS transporter: MPLALLALAVSAFGIGTTEFVMMGLLPNVANDLDTSVPTAGYLVSAYAIGVVVGAPLLTALGSRIPRKRMLVLLMALFTVGNLASALAPNFGLLIAGRVLAGLPHGAFFGVGAVVAARLVTEDRRARAVATMFLGLTIANIVGVPVATLLGQNLGWRATFLVVAAIGVVAMAALARLVPQISHEQHAGLRQELGALRDRQVLLGLLTAVFGFAGVFAVYSYLASMMTEVTGFGESTVTLVLALFGIGMTLGALVAGPLTDRALRPTLYGSLAALAAVLVAFDFTVHVKWAALLSVVVLGAVGFMTTTPLQMLVMNKAQHAPTLASASNHSAFNLANAGGAWLGGAAIAAGWGWTSPTLVGAVLAVIGLAVALIAGLTDRAPAGGSRVVASSESLPRMSEVG, encoded by the coding sequence ATGCCCCTGGCCCTGCTCGCCCTTGCTGTGAGCGCCTTCGGCATTGGTACTACCGAATTCGTGATGATGGGCCTGCTGCCCAATGTCGCGAATGATCTGGACACCTCGGTGCCCACGGCCGGATACCTCGTCTCCGCCTACGCCATCGGAGTCGTGGTGGGCGCTCCGCTGCTGACCGCCCTCGGTTCCCGTATCCCGCGCAAGCGGATGCTCGTGTTGCTCATGGCGCTCTTCACGGTGGGCAACCTCGCCTCCGCCCTCGCCCCCAACTTCGGGCTGCTGATCGCGGGCCGAGTGCTCGCCGGGCTGCCCCACGGCGCGTTCTTCGGCGTCGGCGCGGTGGTCGCCGCGCGGCTGGTGACCGAGGACCGGCGGGCCCGCGCGGTCGCCACCATGTTCCTCGGCCTGACCATCGCCAACATCGTCGGCGTCCCCGTGGCCACCCTGCTCGGCCAGAACCTCGGCTGGCGCGCGACCTTCCTGGTCGTCGCCGCGATCGGCGTCGTCGCCATGGCCGCGCTCGCCCGGCTCGTCCCGCAGATCTCCCACGAGCAGCACGCCGGGCTGCGCCAGGAGCTCGGCGCGCTGCGCGACCGCCAGGTGCTGCTGGGGCTGCTCACCGCCGTCTTCGGCTTCGCCGGTGTCTTCGCCGTCTACAGCTACCTCGCCTCGATGATGACCGAGGTCACCGGGTTCGGTGAATCGACGGTCACGCTGGTGCTGGCGCTGTTCGGCATCGGCATGACGCTGGGCGCCCTGGTCGCCGGTCCGCTCACCGACCGGGCGCTGCGGCCGACGCTCTACGGCTCGCTGGCGGCGCTGGCCGCCGTGCTCGTGGCCTTCGACTTCACGGTGCATGTGAAGTGGGCGGCGCTGCTGTCGGTCGTGGTGCTGGGCGCGGTCGGCTTCATGACCACCACCCCGCTCCAGATGCTGGTGATGAACAAGGCCCAGCACGCGCCGACGCTGGCCTCCGCCTCCAACCACTCCGCGTTCAACCTGGCCAACGCCGGTGGCGCGTGGCTCGGCGGCGCCGCCATCGCGGCGGGCTGGGGCTGGACCTCCCCGACGCTGGTCGGTGCGGTGCTCGCGGTGATCGGCCTCGCGGTCGCGCTGATCGCGGGGCTGACGGATCGGGCTCCGGCGGGGGGCTCGCGGGTTGTCGCGAGTAGCGAGTCGCTGCCGCGGATGTCCGAGGTGGGCTGA
- a CDS encoding alpha/beta fold hydrolase, with amino-acid sequence MTSTSPLARIVRGTGPGLLLAHGGTGSIEGNYGPILDGLAERHRVVGPDYPGSGRTPRASGPLDLDTLADQLVATAVEEGLDTFAIAGYSLGGPVALRAATRHPERVTALVLTATFAHPSARMRLLVDDWLRHLRSGDQEATARWTALIGAGAPFLDRMTPEELGTVIEGARASVPPGAIDQVELVGRIDVREDLGRIRVPTLVISTTLDAMATPYHHRQVADAIPGARLAELASGHLPFAEAPAAWLGLIRTFLDAQEARS; translated from the coding sequence ATGACCAGCACCTCACCCCTGGCCCGCATCGTCCGGGGCACCGGCCCCGGGCTGCTGCTCGCCCATGGCGGGACCGGCTCCATCGAGGGGAACTACGGCCCGATCCTGGACGGCCTCGCCGAGCGCCACCGGGTGGTCGGCCCCGACTATCCCGGCTCCGGCCGCACCCCGCGCGCGAGCGGGCCGCTGGATCTCGACACCCTGGCCGACCAGCTCGTGGCCACGGCCGTCGAGGAGGGTCTGGACACCTTCGCGATCGCCGGATACTCCCTCGGCGGGCCGGTCGCCCTGCGTGCCGCCACCCGCCATCCGGAGCGGGTCACCGCGCTGGTCCTGACCGCGACCTTCGCCCATCCCAGCGCCCGGATGCGGCTCCTGGTGGACGACTGGCTGCGCCATCTCCGCTCGGGCGACCAGGAGGCGACCGCCCGTTGGACGGCGCTCATCGGCGCGGGCGCGCCCTTTCTGGACCGGATGACGCCCGAGGAGCTCGGCACGGTGATCGAGGGCGCCCGCGCCTCGGTGCCGCCCGGCGCGATCGACCAGGTCGAACTGGTCGGCCGGATCGACGTCCGCGAGGATCTGGGCCGGATCCGGGTGCCCACCCTGGTGATCTCCACGACGCTGGACGCGATGGCCACGCCGTACCACCACCGTCAGGTGGCGGACGCGATCCCCGGGGCGCGCCTCGCCGAGCTGGCATCCGGCCATCTGCCGTTCGCGGAGGCGCCCGCCGCGTGGCTGGGCCTGATCAGGACGTTCCTGGACGCCCAGGAGGCGCGGTCATAG
- a CDS encoding NAD+ synthase, with protein MPQLRLALNQIDSTVGDLDGNTESILHWTRHSAEQGAHLVAFPEMVLTGYPVEDLALRSSFVEASRAALHSLAERLNAEGLGEVPVVVGYLDRSERARRYGQPAGSPQNAGAVLHRGAVVLTFAKHHLPNYGVFDEFRYFVPGDTLPMVRVHGVDVALAICEDLWQDGGRVPASCSAGAGLLLSINASPYEREKDDTRLDLVRKRAQEAGCTTAYLAMIGGQDELVFDGDSIVVDRDGEVIARAPQFAEGCVLLDLDLPAADPGPVPEGVVDDGLRIDHVTLSADPLPRYEPELAGGEAERLGDDEEIYTALVVGLRAYVAKNGFRSVLIGLSGGIDSSLVAAIACDAVGAQNVYGVAMPSRYSSEHSIDDAAELARRTGLNFRTVPIAPMFDAYMGSLGLTGLAEENLQSRLRGTMLMAISNQEGHIVLAPGNKSELACGYSTLYGDSVGAYGPIKDVYKTSVFRLSKWRNRAAEERGQTPPIPENSITKPPSAELRPGQVDTDSLPDYDVLDRILELYVDRDQGRTEIVAAGYDDALVTRILRMVDTAEYKRRQYPPGTKISAKGFGKDRRLPITNRWREHV; from the coding sequence GTGCCTCAACTTCGCCTCGCTCTGAACCAGATCGACTCGACCGTCGGCGACCTCGACGGCAACACCGAATCGATACTCCACTGGACCCGGCACTCCGCCGAGCAGGGCGCCCATCTGGTGGCGTTCCCCGAGATGGTGCTGACCGGCTACCCCGTCGAGGACCTGGCGCTGCGCTCGTCCTTCGTCGAGGCGTCGCGCGCCGCGCTGCACTCGCTCGCCGAGCGGCTGAACGCCGAGGGGCTGGGCGAGGTGCCGGTGGTCGTCGGCTACCTCGACCGCAGCGAGCGCGCCCGGCGCTACGGCCAGCCGGCCGGGTCGCCGCAGAACGCGGGCGCCGTGCTGCACCGGGGCGCGGTCGTCCTGACCTTCGCCAAGCACCATCTGCCGAACTACGGCGTCTTCGACGAGTTCCGCTACTTCGTGCCCGGCGACACCCTGCCCATGGTCCGCGTCCACGGCGTCGACGTGGCGCTCGCCATCTGCGAGGACCTGTGGCAGGACGGCGGCCGGGTGCCGGCCAGCTGCTCGGCGGGGGCCGGACTGCTGCTGTCGATCAACGCCTCGCCGTACGAGCGGGAGAAGGACGACACCCGGCTGGACCTGGTGCGCAAGCGGGCCCAGGAGGCGGGCTGCACCACCGCGTACCTGGCCATGATCGGCGGCCAGGACGAGCTGGTCTTCGACGGCGACTCGATCGTCGTGGACCGGGACGGCGAAGTCATCGCGCGGGCCCCGCAGTTCGCCGAGGGCTGTGTGCTGCTCGACCTCGATCTGCCCGCCGCCGACCCGGGCCCGGTCCCCGAGGGCGTCGTGGACGACGGGCTCCGCATCGACCACGTCACCCTCTCCGCCGACCCACTGCCCCGCTACGAGCCGGAGCTCGCGGGCGGCGAGGCCGAGCGGCTCGGGGACGACGAGGAGATCTACACGGCGCTGGTCGTGGGGCTGCGGGCCTATGTGGCGAAGAACGGATTCCGCAGTGTGCTGATCGGGCTCTCCGGCGGGATCGACTCCTCGCTCGTCGCCGCCATCGCGTGTGACGCGGTCGGCGCGCAGAACGTGTACGGCGTCGCGATGCCCTCGCGCTACTCCTCCGAGCACTCGATCGACGACGCGGCCGAGCTGGCGCGGCGCACCGGGCTGAACTTCCGCACGGTCCCGATCGCCCCGATGTTCGACGCCTATATGGGCTCCCTGGGCCTCACCGGGCTGGCCGAGGAGAACCTCCAGTCGCGGCTGCGCGGCACGATGCTGATGGCGATCTCCAACCAGGAGGGCCACATCGTCCTCGCCCCGGGCAACAAGTCCGAGCTGGCCTGCGGCTACTCCACGCTCTACGGGGACTCGGTCGGCGCGTACGGCCCGATCAAGGACGTCTACAAGACCTCCGTCTTCCGGCTGTCGAAATGGCGGAACCGTGCGGCGGAGGAGCGGGGCCAGACCCCGCCCATCCCCGAGAACTCGATCACCAAGCCGCCCAGCGCCGAACTGCGCCCCGGCCAGGTCGACACCGACTCGCTCCCCGACTACGACGTACTCGACCGGATCCTGGAGCTGTATGTCGACCGCGACCAGGGGCGCACCGAGATCGTGGCGGCGGGATACGACGACGCGCTGGTGACCCGGATCCTGCGGATGGTGGACACCGCCGAGTACAAGCGCCGGCAGTACCCGCCGGGCACGAAGATCTCCGCGAAGGGCTTCGGCAAGGACCGCCGGCTGCCCATCACCAACCGCTGGCGGGAACACGTCTGA